Proteins from one Oenanthe melanoleuca isolate GR-GAL-2019-014 chromosome 1, OMel1.0, whole genome shotgun sequence genomic window:
- the RFXAP gene encoding regulatory factor X-associated protein — protein sequence TGGGAAITGAPPAVTGAHARRRRGALRDRPGRAGHGAAALQGSPAAAPTSSVSSSSSSPPQQQQQQLTLYVMQPVGEEEGAGGVVLQPSADPQLPPSASGGVMVFYELGTTGEIEVVEEEAEAAGGESTASPEELEEEEAAAPGAAGGEAAAGGECKSCTYEGCSETTTQVVKQRKPWMCKRHRNKIYKDKYKRKKSDQALGGGGAAAAGGGPRAEDSVEGSASVSKQRTGSIGDRPARPTLLEQVLNKKRLSLLRSPEVVQFLQKQQQLLSQQALEQRQQQFQGAPG from the exons accgggggcggggccgccatTACCGGGGCCCCTCCCGCCGTTACTGGGGCGCATGCGCGGCGGAGGCGCGGCGCTCTCAGGGaccggccgggccgggccgggcacgGCGCCGCcgccctgcagggcagccccgccgccgctcccaCCTCCTCcgtctcttcctcctcctcgtcgccgccgcagcagcagcagcagcagctgacgCTGTATGTCATGCAGCCGGTCGGCGAGGAGGAGGGAGCGGGGGGGGTGGTGCTGCAGCCGAGCGCCGACCCGCAGCTGCCGCCCTCCGCTAGCGGCGGCGTGATGGTGTTCTACGAGCTGGGGACCACCGGCGAGATCGaggtggtggaggaggaggCGGAGGCGGCGGGCGGCGAGAGCACGGCCAGCCcggaggagctggaggaggaggaggcggcggcgccgggggccgcgggcggcgaggcggcggcgggcggcgagTGCAAGAGCTGCACGTACGAGGGCTGCAGCGAGACCACCACGCAGGTGGTGAAGCAGCGCAAGCCCTGGATGTGCAAGCGGCACCGCAACAAGATCTACAAGGACAAGTACAAGCGCAAGAAGAGCGACCAGGCCctggggggcggcggggcggcggccgcggggggcGGCCCGCGGGCCGAG GATAGTGTTGAAGGTTCAGCATCTGTTTCAAAGCAGAGAACAGGATCCATTGGAGATCGCCCAGCAAGACCTACTCTTTTAGAACAAGTATTGAATAAAAAGAGGCTG tCCCTACTCAGAAGCCCAGAAGTAGTGCAGTTTctacagaaacaacagcaactGTTAAGTCAACAAGCTTtggagcaaaggcagcagcagtttcaAGGAGCACCTGGGTAA